A window of Micromonospora eburnea genomic DNA:
GCTGGCCGTGGTAGTGCCGGACGTGCGGGTGCTGATGATCCTGGCCTACCTGCCCATGCTGATCATCGGCGCGCCGTTCGGCTGGCCGCCCGTCGACTACGCGGAGATCTTCAACTGGACGCTGGCCGCGAAGTTCTCCGGGCTCGTCGCCGGGGTGCTGCTCGCCGCCGCCGTGCTGGCCTGGCAGCGGCGTACCGCGGGGTCCTGCGTGGCGTGTGGCCGGGACGGCGACGAGGCGGGCTGGACCACTCCGGCGGCCGCCGCCCGTTGGGGACGCTGGGCGGCGTGGTCGGCCGCCGCCATCCCGCTCGTGTACGCGGCCACCCGGTTCGCCTGGGTGCTGGGCATCCCCCTCGGCCTCTCCCGGGAGTTCCTCACCGAGATGCACGACAACGGACTGGTCTGGGCCGGCGCCGGCCTCGGCGCGTTCGCCACGGTCGGGGCGGTGCTCACCATCGGGCTGGTGCGGCGCTGGGGCGAGGTCTTCCCGCGCTGGCTGCCCCGGCTGGGCGGCCGGCGGGTGCCGCCGCTGCTCGCCGTCGTTCCCGGCACTCTGGTGGCGATCGCGGTGACCGCCGGCAGCCTCGGCGAGCTGGCCAACTCCGATTTCTGGCAGATGGCGGGCGGGTTCAGCTCGGCCAACGCCCCGATGCTGCTCTGGCCGCTGTGGGGGCCGGCGCTCGGCGCCGCCACCCTGGCGTACCACCTGCGCCGCCGCGGGGCCTGCGCGAGCTGCCGGCGGCCCTGGCCGGGGCCGGTCGCCCGGGCGTGATCCGGGACTGGGCGTGCGGTCACCCGGTCGAGGCGGCGCTGGCCGGGTGACCGCTCCCCGCCGCCGTGGTGCCTTCCTTCGCGCGCTCTCGACCTGATGTCGCAAACGATTCACGGCCTCCTGCCCTGCCGGTCCTCGTCCGGGTGAACCGGGTGCGGTAGCCGGGGCGTCGCCGCCCGGGAGCGGGGTTGGATGCGGGTCATGGACGGCGTGGACGCCGGGGAGTTGCGGCGGGCGTACGAGGCGGTGCTCGCGGAGGTGGACGCGGGCGGGTTCGGCCCGCCCGGGGACGGCGAGCTGAGCGCCGAGCAGATCGTCGCGCACCTGGCGGCCAACGACGAGTTGATGAGCGAGGCGACGGAGGCGGTGCTGGCCGGTTCGCCGTTCGCGTACTACGACCTGGAGACCATCCACCGGCCGCAGCTCGACGCGCTGGTCTCCGAGTGCGGCGGGCTGGACGGGCTGGCCGCGCTGCTGCGCGCCACCAGCCAGAAGCTGTGCTTGCTCGCCGAACGGCTCGGCCCGGCCGCGGAGACCCCGGTCGACACCGTGCTGCGGGAGGGCTTCGACCTGGACGTGGACGAGTCACTGCCCTGGGGCCGGGCCCTGGACCTGCACACCCGCGTCCACCTGCCGATGCACCTGGCCCAACTGCGCGCCCTGCGCCGACAGCCCCACCTCGCCTGACGGCCCGGCGCCGGGCGGCGGCTCAGCGGGGCGGCGGAAGGTGTGGCGGTAGGCGGTGGGGGCGACGCCGACCCGGTGGTGGAAGTGCTGCCGCAGGGCGGCGGCGGTGCCGAAGCCGGCGTGGCGGGCGACCTGGTCGATGGTCAGGTCGGTGGTCTCCAGCAGCAGCCGGGCGTGATCGGTGCGCTGCTGGAGCAGCCACTGCGCCGGGCTGAGCCCGGTCTCGGAGCGGAAGTGCCGGGTGAAGGTGCGTACGCTCATCCGGGCGTGCGCGGCCAGGTCGCGCAGGGCGACCGGCTCGTGCAGCCGCTGCCGGGCCCACTCCCGGGTGGCCGCGGTGCCGGTGCCGGTCGCGCGGGGGACCGGGCGTTCGATGTACTGGGCCTGGCCGCCGTCCCGCCAGGGTGGCATGACGCAGCGCCGGGCGGACCGGTTGGCGACCGCGCTGCCGTGGTCGGTGCGGATGACGTGCAGGCAGAGGTCGATGCCGGCGGCCACCCCGGCCGAGGTGAGCACGCCGTCGTCGATGAAGAGCACGTCCGGGTCCAGTTCGACGCCGGGATGCAGCCGCCGGAACAGGTTCGCGAACGCCCAGTGGGTGGTGGCTCGGCGGCCGTCGAGCAGGCCGGCGGCGGCCAGTACGAAGGCGCCGGTGCAGATCGACATGATCCGGGCGCCCCGCTCGTGGGCGGCCCGCAGCGCGGCCGTGACGGCGGGGTCCACGGTTCCGTCGACCATCGGTGGGCCGTCGTGGATGCCGGGGACGATCACGGTGTCGGCGGTGCGGGTCAGCTCCAGGCCGTGCTCGGGCAGCACCTGGAAGCCGGCGGTGCTGCGTACCGGCCGCCGGCCCGGGGTGCACACGTCGACGGCGTACAGCGGCGTGAGGTCCTCGGTGCGGGCGGTGCCGAAGACCTGGGACGGGGTGCCGAGGTCGAGACCGACCACGTGGTCGGTGGCGAGGACCGCGATCCGGTGCGGGACGACAGCCATGGCCCGATTATTGCGTACGATGGCTTTCCGGCCACTCGTCGTGCCGCACGCCGCCTCCGAGACTCGGTGGGTGACTCGACACCGTCTCCACCCGGCCTGGATCGTCGCCGCCGTCGCCTTCGTCGCGCTGGTCGGCGCCGCCGGTTTCCGCGCCACGCCCAGCGTCCTGCTGCACCCCCTGCACGCCGAGTTCGGCTGGCCGCTCGCGACCATCTCCGCCGCCGTCTCGGTCAACCTGATGCTCTACGGGCTGACCGCACCGTTCGCCGCCGCGCTGATGGACCGGTTCGGCATCCGCCGGGTGGTGGCCGGCGCGCTGGTGCTGGTCGCCCTCGGCAGCGGGCTGACCGTCGCGATGACCGCGAGCTGGCAGCTGATCCTCTGCTGGGGCGTCCTGGTCGGGCTGGGCACCGGCTCGATGGCCCTCGCGTTCGTGGCGACCGTGACCGGGCGCTGGTTCGTCCGCCGCCGGGGCCTGGTCACCGGCGTGCTCACCGCGGGCGGGGCGGCCGGCCAGCTCGTCTTCCTTCCGCTGCTCGCCGTGCTGGTGCGCGACCACGGCTGGCGGATGGCGGCGCTGGTCGTTGCCGGGGCCGCGCTGGCGGTCGTACCCCTGGTGGTCTGGCTGCTGCGCGAGCACCCGGCGGATCTCGGTCTGCCGGCCTACGGCGCGACCGAGGTGGCGCCCCCGGCGCCGGCGGCGGGCGGGGCGGCGGCCCGGGCGGTCGGCGCGCTCACCGCCGCCGCGCGGACCCGGCCGTTCTGGCTGCTCGCCGGTGGCTTCGCGATCTGTGGCGCGACCACCAACGGTCTGGTCGGCACCCACTTCGTGCCGGCCGCCCACGACCACGGCATGCCGGAGACCACCGCCGCGGGGCTGCTCGCCCTGGTCGGCGTCTTCGACATCGTCGGTACGGTGGCCTCCGGCTGGCTCACCGACCGGATGGACAGCCGGCTGCTGCTCGGCGCCTACTACGCGCTGCGCGGCGCGTCACTGCTGGTGCTGCCCAGCCTCTTCGCCGGCACCACCGGGCCCAGCATGCTGGTCTTCATCGTCTTCTACGGCCTGGACTGGGTGGCCACCGTGCCGCCGACCGTGGCCCTGTGCCGGGAGCACTTCGGTGCGTCCGGTGCGGTGGTGTTCGGCTGGGTGTTCGCCGCCCACCAGGTCGGGGCGGCGGTGGCGGCGACCGGCGCCGGGCTGGTCCGCGATCAGCTCGGCGAGTACACCCTGGCCTGGTACGCGGCGGGCGTGTTGTCGATCGGCGCCGCCGGGCTCTCCCTGTTGCTGCTGCGCCGCCGCGACGGCGAGCCGCCGGTCGCGCTGCCCGTCGCGGTCGGCCGCCGGGCCTGGAGCTACCGGGGCTGAGCCGCCCGCCCGGCGGGCCGGGGTTGGCGGGTCAGCCGAGCGCCCACTGCTGTTCGGGTGCGCCGGTGCAGGGTGCCTGTTCGAGTGGGGCGCCGGGGTCGGTGCCGGCGCCGGCGACCTGCGCGCACTTGCCGCTGTGCACGGCGACCAGCAGCACCGGGCCGGTGCCGGCCGGGGCGAGCCGCCACTGCTGGTTGGGCTGCCCGTGGCAGGACCACTGCTGCACGGCCATGCCGTCGTCGGCGCTCTGCCCGTAGACGTCCAGGCACTTGCCGTTGGCCGCGTTGGTCAGGGTGAACGCGTCGCCGTCGACCGGGGTGGCCACCCACTGCTGCTCCGGGCCGCCGGTGCAGTCGGCCAGCACCGCCCGCGCGCCGTCGGGATTGTCGCCGGCCACCCCGACGCAGCGTCCGGACGGCACCCCACGGAGGACCGCGGGGCCACCCGCGGGGGGCGCGGCCGGGGGCGCGGTCGTCGGCGTCGCCTCGGTGGTGGGCGTCGCCTCCGAGCTGGGCGTCGCCTCGGTGGTGGGCGTCGCCTCCGAGCTGGGCTCGGCCGTGCTCGACTCGCTCGCCACGCTCGTCCCGGCCGCCGCCGGCTGGTCGCCGCCGCCGACGCGGAGCACGCCGCTGGCGAAGAACACCCCGAGGAGTACGCCGAACACGGCGACGCCCAGCGCGATCCGCATCAGCGGGTCCTGCGGCAGGCGCAGACGGAACCCACGGGTGGTGCCGTAGACGGTGCCGGGCGGGTCGGTGCGTGGCTCGGACATGGGGGCATCCTGACCCACAGCCACCGCCGATGGCCAGCCGCCGCGAGGGGACCGTGATTCAGGCGACGACCCGGACGTCCTTCCAGAACGCCACCCGGTCGCGGACCAGCTCCGCCTCGGGCTTCGGGTCCGGGTAGTACCAGACGGCGTCCGGGCTGGTCCGGCCCGCGTGTTCGAGCGTGTAGTACGACGCGGTGCCCTTCCACGGGCAGAACGTGTGCGTGGCCGAGTCCCGGATCAGGTCCTCGCGCAACGCGGTGCGGGGGAAGTAGTGGTTGCCCTCGACCACCACCGTGTCGTCGCTCTCCGCGACGATCAGGTCGTTCCAGACGGCTTTCGGCATGCCTCCACGCTATGCCCTCTCGCGACCGGCCGGGAGTGCCGGCAGCGCGCTCGCCGCCGGTCGGCTTCCGGTGGTCGTCGTGCCGCCGGGCCGTCGGGCGCCGAGTGGTGGGACCCGCGCCGAGGGTGAGGTGGCCGCGGTCACCGGTCGGCCGACCGGAGGACTCGAAATGGCCATGGTGGACAACGCGCCAAGGTGGCCGAGCAGGCGTAATGTGATCTCATGCGTGCACAGCGTGTGGATCATCGGGATGACCATGATCGGGCGGTGGACACGCTGCGGCGGTCGTACGCCGCGGTGCCCGCCGGTGAGCCGGTGCGGCTGGCCAAACGCACCTCGAACCTGTTCCGTCCGAGATCGACGTTGCGGGCCCCGGGGCTGGACGTGAGCGGCCTGACCGGCGTGCTCGACGTCGACCCGGCCGCCCGCACCGCCGACGTGCAGGGCATGTGCACCTATGAGGACCTGGTCGACGCCACCCTGCCGTACGGGCTGATGCCGCTGGTCGTGCCGCAGTTGCGCACGATCACCCTGGGTGGCGCGGTGACCGGGTTGGGCATCGAGTCCACCTCGTTCCGCAACGGGTTGCCGCACGAATCGGTGCGGGAGATGGACATCCTCACCGGGGCCGGCGAAATCGTCACCGCCCGACCCGAGGGGGAGCACGCCGACCTGTTCCGCGCCTTCCCCAACTCGCTGGGCAGCCTCGGCTACGCCACCCGGCTGCGCATCGAGCTCCAGCCGGTCCGCCGGCACATGGCCCTGCGCAACATCCGGTTCACCCGGTTGTCGGAGTTGACCGACGCGATCGGGGAGGTGGTCGCCAAGGGTTCCTGGGAGGGCGAGCCGGTCGACGCCATGGACGGGGTGATGTTCAGCCCCGGCGAGGCGTACCTGGTGCTCGGCACCTTCACCGACGAGGTCGCCGCGGCGCGGCCGAGCGACTACACCGGCCAGGACATCTACTACCGCTCGGTGCAGCGGCGCACCCGGGACGTGCTCACCACGTACGACTACCTGTGGCGGTGGGACACCGACTGGTTCTGGTGCTCGGCGGCGTTCGGCGTGCAGCACCCGGTGGTCCGCCGGCTCTGGCCGCAGCGCTACCGCCGCAGCGACTTCTACCACCGGATCGTCCGCTTCGAGCACCGGCACCAGGTGGCCGCCCGGGTCGACCGGTGGCGGGGCCGCCCGGCCCGGGAGCGGGTGGTGCAGGACGTCGAGATCCCGCTCGACGGCATGGCCGATTTCCTGCACTGGTTCGCCCGGGCGGTCCGGATGGCGCCGGTCTGGCTCTGCCCGCTGCGGCTGCGCGAGCCGGCCGGCCCCGGCTCCGCCCACGCCTGGCCGCTCTATCCGCTCGAACCAGGCGAGACGTATGTGAACATCGGCTTCTGGGGGACCGTGCCGATCGCGGAGGGCGCCGCCGACGGCGACGTCAACCGGGAGATCGAGCGCGCGGTGTCGGAGGCGGGCGGGCACAAGTCGCTCTATTCCGACGCGTACTACGACCGGGAGGCGTTCGACCGGCTCTACGGCGGGGAGACCTGGCGTGCCGTGAAGGACCGCTACGACCCGGACCACCGACTCACCGGACTTTACGAGAAGGCGGTAGCGCGAGCATGAGTCTGATCGACCGAGAACAGGGGGCGGCGAGCGTCCCGGCCGGCCCGCCGACGGGCGGCCGGCGTACCGGACCGACCGTGGCGGACGTGGTCCGAGCGGTCACCACCGGCGCTCTCCCCATCCGGATCACCGGGTACGACGGCAGCGCCGTCGGCCCGGCCGACGCCGGCATCACCCTGGACATCCGCACCGAGCGGGGGCTGTCCTACCTGCTCACCGCCCCCGGCGACCTGGGCATGGCCCGCGCCTACGTGAGCGGTGACCTGGGCCTGGACGGGGTGCACCCGGGCGACCCGTACGAGGCGTTCAAGGTGCTCAAGGACGAGCTGCACCTGCGGCTACCGTCGGTGGGAGAGGCGCTGGCCCTGGTGAGGGGGCTGGGCTGGGAGCGGCTGATGCCCCCGCCGCCGCCGCGGCAGGAGGCGGCGCCGCGCTGGCGGCGGGTGATGGACGGGCTGCGGCACTCCCGGTTGCGGGACAGCAACGCGATCTCCCACCACTACGACGTCTCGAACGCCTTCTACGAGAAGGTGCTCGGCCCGTCGATGACGTACACCTGCGCGGTGTTCCACAGCCCGGACGACACGTTGGAGCAGGCGCAGCGGGCCAAGTACGACCTGGTGGCCGGGAAACTGGCGCTCAAGCCGGGGATGCGGCTGCTCGACGTGGGCTGCGGCTGGGGCGGGATGGTCCGGCACGCGGCCCGGGAATACGGCGTCAAGGCGCTCGGCGTGACGCTGTCGCGGGCGCAGGCGGAGTGGGCGCAGGCGGCCATCGAGCGGGAGGGGCTGGGCGACCTGGCCGAGGTGCGCCACCTGGACTACCGGGACGCCCCTCGGGAGCAGTTCGACGCGGTCTCCTCGATCGGGCTGACCGAGCACATCGGGGTGCGCAACTATCCCGCGTACTTCGGGGCGCTGCGCAGCCGGCTCAAGCCGGGCGGTCGGCTGCTCAACCACTGCATCACCCGCGCGGACAACCGCGCCCCGCACCGCTCCGGCGCGTTCATCGATCGGTACGTCTTCCCCGACGGGGAGTTGGCCGGGCCGGGCCGGCTGATCAGCGAGATCCACGACGCCGGGCTGGAGGTGCACCACGAGGAGAACCTGCGCCAGCACTACGCGCTGACGCTGGCCGGCTGGTGCCGCAACCTGGTCGAGCACTGGGACTTCTGCGTCGGCGAGGTGGGCCTGGGCACCGCCCGGGTGTGGGGGCTCTACATGGCCGGCTCCCGGTTGGCGTTCGAACGCAACGACATCCAGTTGCACCAGGTCGTGGCCACCCAGAACGGCCCACAGGGCGTCAACGGTTACCCGCTGCGCCCTGACTGGACGCCCTGACCTCTCTTCGATCGACGAGAAGGCCGCGCGGTTCGCGCGGCCTTTTCGTCGTCCGGGCCGTTCCGGAAATTGCTCGGGTCGGCCGGTCAACCTTCCGGGCCCACCCGTCGTCCTTGGTGGCGACGAAAGGAGAGCCGGTGTGGCGGAAGCAACGCTTCGAGGGGTTGGACGTCCTCGTCGCGGAACGCGGCAGGGCCCTACTCGCGGCGGCGGTGCTGCTGACCGGTAGTCGGGCCGCCGGGGAGGACCTGGTGCAGGCGGCGCTGGAGCGGCTGATGCGGAACTGGAGCCGGGTGCACGGCGACAAGGAGGGATACCTGCGTCGCACGCTGTACCACCTGGCGGTCGACCGGTGGCGGCTGCGCCGGCGCCGGCCGGAGGTGCTGACCGAGGTCGAGCCGCTGGATCAGTCGGACGGCACCGAGGCGCTGCACCTGCGGCAGGCGCTCATCCAGGCGCTGGCCCTGCTGCCGCCCCGGCAGCGGGCCGTGCTGGTGCTGCGGTACTGGGAGCAGCGCAGCGAGGCGGAAGCCGCCGAGTTGCTCGGCTGCTCGGTCGGCACCGTCAAGTCGACCGCATCCCGGGGGCTGACCCGGCTACGCGAACTCACCGCCGACTGGGCGCTGGAAGGCGCAGGCATGAACGGAGCAGGAAGATGACCATTGACGTTGAGGATCAGTTGACGGCCGGGATGCGCGACGAGGTCGCCGGCCTGGCGTACACCCGGGACGTGCTGGGGGAGGCCACGCGCCGCCATCGGCGGCGCATCGTCCTACACCGCAGCGCGTACGCGGCCGGCGTGGTCGGGGTGGCCGGGGCGTTGGCCGCGGCATTGACCGTCGGTGCGGGCGCCCCCGGCTCACCCGGCTCGGTCGCCGAGCGGCCCGCGACCGCGACCAGCCCGGAGTCGCCGCAGATGCGGCTGGCCGCCGCCGCGGCGGCCAGCGAGAGCATCAGTTACCGGGTGAGGGTCACCACCACCAGCAAGGACAAGCTCCCACCGAAGGGCGGCCTGCCCGAGCCGGTGGCCAGGAGCTGGGTGACGAAGGGCGCGTTCGATCCGGTGACGGCCACCGGCTACCTGGAGTCGCCGAACACCGGGCTACGTCCGCCCATGTCGAATTTCTTCCTGGAGGAGCGCCTGGTTGATGGCGTTCGGTACCACGGCGGCCTGGACGGCACCGACCCCGACAGCGGAAGGATCGTGTGGTCCCGGACTCGGGAGGGCAGGCAGACGAGCTTGACCTTCGACGACGCGCTGGGCGGCACGCTGGGCGCCTCGACGGATCCGCAGCAGCTGTTCCGGATGTTGCGGTTGGCGGGCGCCGAGGTGACCCAGAACCCCGGCGGTGGCTACCACTTCGAGGTCACGGTGCAGGATTCCTCCCAGGGAGTTGCCGCCGACAGGCTGGTCGGTGACGTGACGATCGATGCGGACGGCCGGATCAAGACGGTGGCGTTCGACCGTACGGCGCGGTGGAACGCCAGGGGTCCGGAGTACACCTACCACCTGCACGTGCTGGTGGAGCTCTCCGACTACGGGCTGCCGGTGAAGGTTGAGGCGCCGGGCAACGCCGTCGTCATCGGCAAGTAGGGGGAAGGCCGCGCGAACCTGCGCGGCCTTTCGTCGAATCCATTGACAAAGAAACTTTGTACGTACAAACTGATTTTGTCATGAGAGACGTCCTGTACCTGGAAGAGCGCGAGCAGGCCGAGGTCCTGCTCAAGCCGCAGCGCATCGAGGTGCTGCGGCAACTCGCCGAGCCCCGCACCTGCACCGAGGTCGCGGCCCGGCTGGAGCAGACGCCGCAGCGCGTCTACTACCACGTCAAGCAACTGGTCGCGGCCGGGCTGGCCGAGCAGGTGTCCGAGCGGCGGGTGCGCGGCATCACCGAGGGCATCTACCAGGCCGTCGCCCGGTCGTACTGGCTCTCGCCCCGCCTCGTCGGGCGGATCGGCGGGGGACGCCGGGTGCGCGACGAGCTGAGCCTGGGCTACCTGCTCGACCTGATGGAGGAGGTGCAGGCCGACATCGCCGCGCTCGACCGGGCCGCGCCGGAGCTGCCCTCGATCGGGGTGTCCGGCGAGATCCGGGTGCCGGCCGAGCGCCGGCAGGAGTTCCTGCACGACCTGCAGTCGACGCTGCGGGACCTGTTCACGCGCTACGGGGGCGCCGAGGGGGACGCCTTCAAACTCGCCGTGGCGTGCTACCCGAAAGGTGATGACCATGAGTGACCTGTTGACCATCCGGGTCCGGCTGGCCGCCCCAGCGGAACGGGTGTGGCGCGCGTTGACCGACCCCGCCGAGCTGCGAATCTGGTTCGCCGAGCACGCCGAGGTCGAGCTGCCGCACCGGTACGCGTTCTGGGGCCGTTACACGCCGGAGGGCGACGCCCCGCACCAGCGGTTGCTGCACGCCGACGAGCGGAGCCTGCGCTTCGCCTGGATGCTCGGCGGCGTGGAGACCACCAGCGAGATCGAGGTGACGCCGGCCGGGGAGCACGCGGAGCTGACCCTGCGGCAGAGCCACTTCGTCTTCGCCGAGGCCCTCGACGGCAGCACCATCCGGGGCGTGCTCCAGACCTGGTGGAGCCTGGCGCTGGCCAACCTCAACGCCCACCTGGAGGGACGCCCGCTGCTGCCCCGCACCGACTTCACCTCCGCCGACCTGCGTGGCGAGTTGACCATCGACGCGCCGATGGAGCGGGTGTGGACCTCGCTGACCGACTCCGAGCAGGCCAGCGCCTGGTTCGGCTACCCGATCGGCATCGAGCCCTGGGCCGGTGGCCGATACGCCATGGGCGGCTTCGACGCCGGGTACGCGGCCAAGGTGATCGACCTGGAGCCGGGCCGCAAGATGTCCGTCGACTGGGGACCGACCGGCGTCACCACCTGGGAGCTGGCCGAGTCCGCCGGGAAGACCCGGCTGACCTTCGTGCAGAGCGGCTTCGACGAGACCAACCCGCCGTACGCGGCGTGGAGCGGGTCGGTCGCGGGTCTGTCCGAGCTGCGCCGCTTCCACGAGGTGCCGGACTGGCAGCCGATCTGGCTGGCCGAGGAGCTGCCGACCGTTAGTTAGGTCCCGCCGCGATGGGCGGAGCGGGATCAGGCGCGCTCAGCTCGGCGTCCCGGCGCAGTAGTGCGGGGTGCTGTGCTCCGGGTGTGGACGCGGGACCCACCGGCGGGCGACGGCTATCGTGGCGTGTCGTGACGGACACCGCGCAGCGCCTGGCCGAGATCCGGGGTGGCGTGCCGCCCCGGCGGCACAACGCCCGCACGATCGCCGCGTTGACCGGCAACCCGGGCTGCACCCGTCGGGCGGTGCTGGACAGCGCCGGGGTGGACAAGCCGAAGCTGGCCGAGCGGATCGGTTTCCCGGCCCGGTTCGGCCAGTCCCGCTTCGCCATCACCCGCGGCAACGCCTTCGAGGCACAGGTGAAGGCGGACGGCGGGGTGGAGCTGCTGCGGCTGGTCGCGGAGCGGCTGGGCGTACCGGTGCCGGCGGGGGCGACCTGGACGGACCTGGGCGGCGCGGAGGACCTGCCGGACCGGCAGGAGCGCTCCCGGGCCGCGTTGACCGGTGTCGGCGACGGGCCGGCGCTGTTCGACCATCCGCTGCTCGGCCTGGCGGTGGCCGGCCAGCGCGTGCACCTGGAACCGGACCTGGTCGCCGCCCGGCTCGGCGGCCGGTTCCACGTGGTGGAGATCAAGTCGTTCCCGGTGATCGACGGGCAGGCCGACCCGGCGAAGGTGTCCGCCGCCGCCATCCAGTCCGCCGTCTACGTGCTGGCGCTGCGCGAACTGCTGGCCGCCGAGGGGCACGACCCGGAACTGGTGTCGCACGAGGTGGTGCTGGTCTGCCCGCGTGACTTCGCCAACCAGCCGGTGGCCAGCCTGCTCGACGTACGCAAGCAGTTGCTGGTGCTGCGCCGTCAGCTCGACCGGATGGCCCGGATCGACGACCTGCTCGCCGACCTGCCGGCCGGCTTCACCGTCGACCCGACCGCCGAATCGGCGACCCTGACCGCCGCGCTGTCCACCGTGCCGGCCCGCTACGCCCCGGAGTGCCTGGCGGCCTGCGAGTTGGCGTACTTCTGCCGGCACGAGGCGCGCGGCCACACCGCCGCGCTGGGCCGACCGGTGCGGGAGGCGCTGGGCGGTATCGCCGAGATCGGGGAGGCGCTGGCGCTGGCCGACGGCGTCCGCGCCCCGGACCCGGAGCAGGCGGAGGCCGCCGCGCTGCTGCGCGCCGCCGCCCGGTTGCGCGCCGACGCCCTCGCCGGCAACCCCGCATGAGTACGCCCCGCCGGCCCGGCCGGCCCGTCCCGCCCCGGAGGTCCCGGTGAGCACGCTGCGCGCACTGGCCAAGGCACGGGCCGTCGCCGCCGGGGTGGCCCAGCCGGTGGCCACCGTACGGCACCTGCACCTGTCGGACCGGCCGCTGGTGCTGGTGCCCCTGGCGATGGCGGGCGAGGCGAACGCTCCGCTCGCCGCCATGGTCGGCGCCGCGCCCGACGAGGGGCGGCTGCTGTTCGTGCCGCAGCCCCGCAACCGCGACCAGCGGTTCGCGTTCGCCGCCGAGCTGGCCGAGATCGTGCTGCCCCACCTGGACTCCTTCCGTGGGGTCAGCGAGGCGGTGCCGGTCGATCGGGGCAGGGACGTGCGGTACCGGTACGTCGACGCGCCGCAACTGCTGGTGCCGAACCCGGCCGGGGTCACGTTCCTGCGGCTCTTCGGCCGATCCATCCGGTTCCGTCGCCCGGACGGCGAATATCCGGTGCACCCGTCGGTGCCGTTGCTCGGGCGGTGGCTGACCTTCTTTGCCGAGCGCGCCGAGTATCCGGGCTCGGCGGCGCTGGTGGCGATGACCGAGGCGTTGACCCTGCACTGGGCGACCGGGCAGAGCGCGGTGGAGGATCTGCACCTGCCGGCGCTGCTCGGCTGGATCGACCCGCCAGCCGGCTCGACCGGCGCGGAGGCGGCCGGCCGGGCCGAGGATCCGCGGCTCTGCCCGCCCGCCGGACCGGCCACCGACCCGGAGTTCGACAACCGCCGGCTGGCCGCGGCGATCGAGGCGTACGCGGGGACCGAGGACGACCCGGTCGCCCGCGCGGGCGCGTACGCGGAGTTGGAGCGGTTGCTGCGCGACCAGCTCGCGCCCACCTGGGAGCTGATGTGGCGCGGCGTGGGGTTGCTGCGCGCGCTGCCGCCCGGCGCCCGGGTGGCCGGCCGGTGGGACGGCGACAAGGACGCCTTCACCGGGTACGCCGAGCACGTCGACGCCGGGGGTGGACCGCAGCCACGCCGCGACGGTGCGGTGGCGGCGGCGGTACGGCTGCACCGGCTGGAGCGGGCCCTCACCTCGTACGCGGTGCAGCGCGCCTACGACGACCCGCTGGTGATGGCCGAGCACCGGCTGACCGGGGAGGCGTTCGTCGGCGACGTGACACTGGCCGACCCGAAGCGGGTGGACGACACCGGCAAACGGCCGGTGCTGCGCCCGCGGATCCAGGTGGTCACCACCGAGCCGGTGGCGGTGCCGGTCGGCGCGACCCTGTACTCACCGGCCCGGCCGGGGCAGAAGGCGAAGGTGGTCTTCCTGGTCCCGGGCTCGGACGGCAAGACCGAGGTGGTGCTGGAACTCTCCGGCGGGATGGGGCGCGGACTGACCGCGCCGCCGGGCACCGTGCCGGAGGTGGGCGAGCGGCTCTGCCTCACCACCCTGTCGGACGCGTACCTGCCGGCCGGGAACTTTCCCGCCGCCGAGGAGACCCCGTGGACCCACGGCGGTCCGCCGACCGCCGCCGCAGAGGCGCTCGCGGTCCCGGACGGTGACCTGGCGGACACCGGTGATCCGGCCGAGGAATGGTCCTGACCGGCGCGGCGTCCATGGTGGACACGGGACGCCTTGGACGGCGGGCGGCCATCGGCTCTGGCGGTGGTACCAGGCGGTAGTTAGGCTTGCGCCGTTCGCCGTCCGCAACCGGTCCTCATCGTCGAGGTGCGCGTCTGGGAGAGAGCCGGAGCAGATCGTTGTACCTCAGCAGATCGTGAG
This region includes:
- a CDS encoding GlxA family transcriptional regulator, whose product is MAVVPHRIAVLATDHVVGLDLGTPSQVFGTARTEDLTPLYAVDVCTPGRRPVRSTAGFQVLPEHGLELTRTADTVIVPGIHDGPPMVDGTVDPAVTAALRAAHERGARIMSICTGAFVLAAAGLLDGRRATTHWAFANLFRRLHPGVELDPDVLFIDDGVLTSAGVAAGIDLCLHVIRTDHGSAVANRSARRCVMPPWRDGGQAQYIERPVPRATGTGTAATREWARQRLHEPVALRDLAAHARMSVRTFTRHFRSETGLSPAQWLLQQRTDHARLLLETTDLTIDQVARHAGFGTAAALRQHFHHRVGVAPTAYRHTFRRPAEPPPGAGPSGEVGLSAQGAQLGQVHRQVDAGVQVQGPAPGQ
- a CDS encoding MFS transporter; the encoded protein is MTRHRLHPAWIVAAVAFVALVGAAGFRATPSVLLHPLHAEFGWPLATISAAVSVNLMLYGLTAPFAAALMDRFGIRRVVAGALVLVALGSGLTVAMTASWQLILCWGVLVGLGTGSMALAFVATVTGRWFVRRRGLVTGVLTAGGAAGQLVFLPLLAVLVRDHGWRMAALVVAGAALAVVPLVVWLLREHPADLGLPAYGATEVAPPAPAAGGAAARAVGALTAAARTRPFWLLAGGFAICGATTNGLVGTHFVPAAHDHGMPETTAAGLLALVGVFDIVGTVASGWLTDRMDSRLLLGAYYALRGASLLVLPSLFAGTTGPSMLVFIVFYGLDWVATVPPTVALCREHFGASGAVVFGWVFAAHQVGAAVAATGAGLVRDQLGEYTLAWYAAGVLSIGAAGLSLLLLRRRDGEPPVALPVAVGRRAWSYRG
- a CDS encoding RICIN domain-containing protein yields the protein MSEPRTDPPGTVYGTTRGFRLRLPQDPLMRIALGVAVFGVLLGVFFASGVLRVGGGDQPAAAGTSVASESSTAEPSSEATPTTEATPSSEATPTTEATPTTAPPAAPPAGGPAVLRGVPSGRCVGVAGDNPDGARAVLADCTGGPEQQWVATPVDGDAFTLTNAANGKCLDVYGQSADDGMAVQQWSCHGQPNQQWRLAPAGTGPVLLVAVHSGKCAQVAGAGTDPGAPLEQAPCTGAPEQQWALG
- a CDS encoding DUF427 domain-containing protein; amino-acid sequence: MPKAVWNDLIVAESDDTVVVEGNHYFPRTALREDLIRDSATHTFCPWKGTASYYTLEHAGRTSPDAVWYYPDPKPEAELVRDRVAFWKDVRVVA
- a CDS encoding FAD-binding oxidoreductase → MRAQRVDHRDDHDRAVDTLRRSYAAVPAGEPVRLAKRTSNLFRPRSTLRAPGLDVSGLTGVLDVDPAARTADVQGMCTYEDLVDATLPYGLMPLVVPQLRTITLGGAVTGLGIESTSFRNGLPHESVREMDILTGAGEIVTARPEGEHADLFRAFPNSLGSLGYATRLRIELQPVRRHMALRNIRFTRLSELTDAIGEVVAKGSWEGEPVDAMDGVMFSPGEAYLVLGTFTDEVAAARPSDYTGQDIYYRSVQRRTRDVLTTYDYLWRWDTDWFWCSAAFGVQHPVVRRLWPQRYRRSDFYHRIVRFEHRHQVAARVDRWRGRPARERVVQDVEIPLDGMADFLHWFARAVRMAPVWLCPLRLREPAGPGSAHAWPLYPLEPGETYVNIGFWGTVPIAEGAADGDVNREIERAVSEAGGHKSLYSDAYYDREAFDRLYGGETWRAVKDRYDPDHRLTGLYEKAVARA